One genomic segment of Fusobacterium nucleatum includes these proteins:
- a CDS encoding TIGR03915 family putative DNA repair protein, producing the protein MPNYYYDGSFDGLLTVIYMAYNDRESNMLRVNAKAEQLILALDDIHIITDFSKARRVEKSICDKLSYNFLNSIRTCFLSCDKNKDTVIIHTVYKALKYGEEILNSLDDHAFYMNKLVKQVLNERHRYLGLLRFKEMKDGIMFSTIEPKNNILPILISHFKNRMKREKIAIFDKGRKMIVYYDGKKAEIFFVESLEIEWSDEEIEYSELWKTFHKSISIKERENKKLQQSNIPKYYWKHLIEDM; encoded by the coding sequence ATGCCAAATTATTATTATGATGGAAGTTTTGATGGATTACTAACAGTTATCTATATGGCATATAATGATAGAGAAAGTAATATGCTTAGAGTAAATGCTAAAGCTGAGCAACTTATTTTAGCACTTGATGATATTCACATCATAACTGATTTTTCTAAAGCTAGACGTGTTGAAAAAAGTATATGTGACAAGTTATCTTATAACTTTCTTAATAGTATACGTACTTGTTTTCTATCATGTGATAAAAATAAAGATACTGTGATAATACATACAGTATATAAAGCATTAAAGTATGGAGAAGAAATTTTGAATTCCCTAGATGACCATGCTTTCTATATGAATAAACTTGTAAAGCAAGTATTAAATGAACGTCATAGATATCTTGGGTTATTAAGATTTAAAGAAATGAAAGATGGTATAATGTTTTCAACAATTGAGCCTAAAAATAATATTCTTCCTATTTTGATTTCTCATTTTAAGAACAGAATGAAAAGAGAAAAAATTGCAATTTTTGATAAAGGAAGAAAGATGATAGTTTACTATGATGGCAAAAAAGCAGAAATCTTTTTTGTGGAATCTCTTGAAATTGAATGGAGTGATGAGGAAATAGAATACTCAGAACTTTGGAAAACTTTTCATAAGAGTATTTCAATAAAAGAAAGAGAAAATAAAAAACTTCAACAGAGTAATATTCCAAAATACTATTGGAAACATCTTATTGAAGATATGTAG
- the cbiG gene encoding cobalt-precorrin 5A hydrolase, with product MKLAFWTVTKGAGNIAREYKEKIKENLKDYEIDVFTLKKYDVENTTQIEDFTTNINKKFSQYDGHIFIMASGIVIRKIVSLIGTKDEDPAVLLIDEGKHFVISLLSGHLGGANKLTYSLANILKLVPVITTSSDVTGKIAVDTISQKLNAELEDLKSAKDVTSLIVNGQKVNILLPKNVKVTDKNSADGFILVSNKKNIEYTRIYPKNLILGIGCKKDTKAEDILSAIEDCLDKNNLDIKSVKKIATVDVKENEKGLIDAVKFLNLDLEIISREEIKKVQDQFDGSDFVEKNIGVRAVSEPVALLSSTGNGKFLVMKEKYNGITISIYEEEIKSI from the coding sequence ATGAAATTAGCATTTTGGACTGTGACTAAAGGTGCAGGAAATATTGCAAGAGAATATAAAGAAAAGATAAAAGAAAATTTAAAAGATTATGAAATAGATGTTTTTACTTTAAAAAAATATGATGTAGAAAATACAACTCAAATAGAAGATTTTACCACCAATATAAATAAAAAATTTTCACAATATGATGGGCATATTTTCATAATGGCAAGTGGGATTGTAATAAGAAAAATAGTAAGTTTGATAGGAACAAAAGATGAAGACCCAGCTGTACTTTTAATAGATGAGGGGAAACATTTTGTAATTTCGCTTTTATCAGGACATTTAGGTGGAGCAAATAAGTTGACATATTCACTTGCAAATATTTTAAAACTTGTTCCTGTTATTACAACAAGTTCAGATGTTACTGGGAAAATAGCAGTAGATACTATATCTCAAAAATTAAATGCAGAGTTAGAAGATTTAAAATCTGCAAAAGATGTAACATCTCTTATAGTTAATGGGCAAAAAGTAAATATACTTTTACCTAAGAATGTTAAAGTTACTGATAAAAATTCAGCAGATGGTTTTATTCTGGTATCAAATAAAAAAAATATAGAATATACTAGAATTTATCCTAAAAATTTAATTTTAGGTATTGGTTGTAAGAAAGATACAAAAGCAGAAGATATTTTATCTGCTATTGAAGATTGTTTAGATAAAAATAATTTAGATATAAAATCAGTTAAAAAAATAGCAACTGTAGATGTAAAAGAAAATGAAAAAGGTTTAATAGATGCAGTAAAATTTTTAAATTTAGATTTAGAAATAATTTCAAGAGAAGAAATAAAAAAAGTTCAAGACCAATTTGATGGTTCAGATTTTGTAGAAAAAAATATTGGAGTGAGAGCCGTGTCAGAACCTGTTGCACTTTTATCATCAACAGGAAATGGAAAATTTTTAGTAATGAAAGAAAAATACAATGGAATAACAATTTCAATTTATGAAGAGGAGATAAAAAGTATATGA
- the cobJ gene encoding precorrin-3B C(17)-methyltransferase has protein sequence MTNGNIYVVGIGPGNMEDISVRAYNILKNVNVIAGYTTYVDLVKDEFSDKEFLVSGMKREIERCREVLEVAKAGKNVALISSGDSGIYGMAGIMLEVAMGSGIEVEVVPGITSTIAGAALVGAPLMHDQAIISLSDLLTDWEVIKKRIESASQGDFVISLYNPKSKGRTEQIVEAREIMLKYKLATTPVALLRHIGRKEENYTLTTLKDFLNFEIDMFTIVLVGNSNTYVKNGKMITPRGYEKKSNWEK, from the coding sequence ATGACTAATGGAAATATTTATGTAGTAGGTATAGGACCAGGAAATATGGAAGATATAAGTGTAAGAGCATATAATATTTTAAAAAATGTAAATGTTATTGCAGGATATACAACTTATGTTGATTTAGTTAAAGATGAATTTTCAGATAAAGAATTTTTAGTTTCAGGAATGAAAAGAGAAATAGAAAGATGTAGAGAGGTTTTAGAAGTTGCTAAGGCAGGGAAAAATGTTGCTCTAATTAGTAGTGGAGATTCAGGAATCTATGGTATGGCAGGGATAATGTTAGAAGTTGCTATGGGAAGTGGGATAGAAGTTGAAGTTGTACCTGGGATTACTTCAACAATAGCAGGAGCAGCATTAGTCGGAGCCCCACTTATGCACGACCAAGCTATAATAAGTTTAAGTGACTTATTAACTGATTGGGAAGTTATTAAGAAAAGAATTGAGAGTGCTAGTCAAGGAGATTTTGTAATTTCACTTTATAATCCTAAAAGTAAAGGAAGAACAGAACAAATTGTTGAAGCAAGAGAAATTATGTTAAAATATAAGTTAGCTACTACTCCTGTTGCCTTATTAAGACATATAGGAAGGAAAGAAGAAAATTATACTTTAACAACATTGAAAGATTTTTTAAATTTTGAAATAGACATGTTTACAATAGTATTAGTTGGAAATTCTAATACTTATGTAAAAAATGGAAAAATGATAACACCTAGAGGATATGAAAAGAAAAGTAACTGGGAAAAATAG
- the cobK gene encoding precorrin-6A reductase: MIWVIGGTKDSRDFLEKFIKYDKDIIVSTATEYGVKLLENLPVKTSSEKMDKEAMLRFIESNKITKVIDTSHPYAFEVSKNAMEVAEEKNIEYFRFEREKVDILPKKYKKFEDIKELIEYVEKLDGNILVTLGSNNVPLFKDLKNLSNIYFRILSRWEMVKKCEDNNILPKNIIAMQGPFTENMNIAMMEQFNIKYLITKKAGDTGGEREKVHACDKLDVEIIYLEKQEIIYKNCYKDIDILIKNLVQ, encoded by the coding sequence ATGATTTGGGTTATTGGTGGTACTAAAGATTCAAGAGATTTTTTAGAAAAATTTATAAAATATGATAAAGATATTATTGTTTCAACTGCAACAGAGTATGGAGTAAAATTACTAGAAAATTTACCTGTAAAAACTTCGTCAGAAAAGATGGACAAGGAAGCCATGTTGAGATTTATAGAAAGTAATAAAATTACAAAAGTAATTGACACAAGTCATCCTTATGCTTTTGAAGTTTCTAAAAATGCTATGGAAGTTGCAGAGGAAAAAAATATTGAATATTTTAGGTTTGAAAGAGAAAAAGTTGATATTTTACCTAAAAAATATAAAAAATTTGAAGACATAAAAGAATTAATAGAATATGTAGAAAAGCTTGATGGAAATATTTTGGTTACTTTAGGAAGTAATAATGTTCCTCTTTTTAAAGATTTGAAAAATTTATCTAATATCTATTTTAGAATCTTATCAAGATGGGAGATGGTAAAAAAATGTGAAGACAATAATATACTTCCTAAAAATATCATAGCTATGCAAGGACCTTTCACTGAAAATATGAATATAGCAATGATGGAACAATTTAATATAAAGTATTTAATTACTAAAAAAGCAGGAGACACAGGTGGGGAAAGAGAAAAAGTACATGCCTGTGATAAACTTGATGTTGAGATTATTTATCTTGAAAAACAAGAAATAATTTATAAAAATTGTTATAAAGATATTGATATTTTAATCAAAAATTTGGTACAATAG
- a CDS encoding AAA domain-containing protein, translated as MNKRESIIALYQYIAEVIKSLKIEKKDIHNEEWYYFLENLPKHSGITFNYLDSKNTLSYQKILQVEKLPFLKPLAIDKELLEWISGDWGDYKSSVKLLSEKIIKENNSLKVANIPDEKKEILEKLLKDRQSWIEDQKKIETVRKLFDVLYSKYLSLDRDSDTLELLVGNGIVKVPNEDIYYPVLLKKVNFSLDAERNLITVVDNSDDDFITQELYLNFLADVENVNLDNVFKLGDKIIENNIHPISKNDVIKDFFREFIHNLNPRAEFTEDKKISEDDNVITIEWKPILFIRKKDDGKIEAINNIIKDIEEGGEIPEYLAELVGIIENDKKEIENIPDILFTKETNNEQMEIIKNIYSHKAVVVQGPPGTGKTHTIANLLGHFLAEGKNVLITSQTRKALEVLKEKIPNEIQDLCISMLDDDSSDLGNSVESISEKIAYLNVENLKNEYEEIERNRNELKEDIKNTKRKIFNIKSQESKPIIYNNESISLKEAGEFLKKNEKELDKIPGIVSSGVPCPISNEELDFLKSGYKKSISKEEEKEIELGLNKISDFWSLEEFKEMLEAKREIKSKIELLLKNRKYHISDEILHIDDKITIDLEKFKKYTHIGNIIPDELKIIEDWKKEACIAGIENSGDRKIWLNFIKDIRRLCELTNNTKDKFFKKDIVYKDMDVSTAKKLIISLKNGIERPGFFFNHRLRKAKREISDKITINKRILETLYDCDLALEYTNLIELKENTKNSWDLLMAGNTLMDKAISDKNSFKQLYSYTDEIEYLLNWYEREKKSFLYKLENAGFQRLNINRTEGKPAYIDEINQIFDFIPVLKELIAIAKVGIEYRKIDKKRIDYLEKIENIIRKNSPLGNEIKIAIEKEDIEKYSETLKKLEVLAGKEELYKKHKDLLKNIKAVANLWGNELEKGLFNEKIENIYNAWKYKQISQTLKELVEKPYESLQEDLLEKSEELNKLTAELVTKKTWYNIVKFIEEKDNLAVSQALRGWKQTIQKIGKGTGKNTVLYKKHAKEKMLLCQKVVPAWIMPLNKVFDTLNPVENKFDIVIVDEASQSDISSLILLYMAKKIIVVGDDKQVSPSDVGVNIDKINMFRRKYIKGNVANDDLYGVRASLYSIVSTTFQPISLREHFRSVPEIIEYSNKTSYNNQILPLRDSSSSILKPAIVEYKVDGKRENKVNKVEAETIVNLIEACLSMEEYKNSSFGIISLLGDEQAELIQNLIVKRISAVDIENHKILCGNPASFQGDERDVIFISLVDSSEENKTLRLVGDGIEGATRKRYNVAVSRAKDQLWIVHSIDKNNLKEGDLRKELFEYIDSVKENTFEKTIDEHRIISEFENEIIKYLLEKNYTVKQQLRVGSYDIDIVAIYNNKKIIIECDGKNSNCSQEEIIINLAEQEVLERCGWEFIRVRASQYFRNPDKAMKELILQLEDKGIYPNNKENHSNENELLNNIKSKALELMEKYEEN; from the coding sequence ATGAATAAGAGGGAAAGTATTATTGCACTTTATCAATATATTGCTGAGGTGATAAAAAGTTTAAAGATTGAGAAAAAAGATATTCATAATGAAGAATGGTATTATTTTTTAGAAAATCTTCCAAAACATTCAGGAATTACATTCAACTATTTGGATAGTAAAAATACTCTATCATATCAAAAAATTTTACAAGTTGAAAAATTACCTTTTTTAAAACCCTTAGCTATTGATAAGGAGCTTTTAGAATGGATTAGTGGGGATTGGGGTGACTATAAATCATCAGTTAAGTTATTATCTGAAAAAATTATTAAAGAAAATAATTCTCTTAAAGTTGCTAATATACCAGATGAAAAAAAAGAAATATTAGAAAAACTTTTAAAAGATAGACAATCATGGATAGAAGATCAAAAAAAGATTGAGACTGTTAGAAAACTATTTGATGTATTGTATAGCAAATATTTAAGTTTAGATAGAGATTCTGATACTCTTGAATTGTTAGTTGGAAATGGAATAGTAAAAGTTCCTAATGAAGATATATATTATCCAGTTTTATTGAAAAAAGTTAATTTTTCTCTTGATGCTGAGAGAAATTTAATTACTGTTGTTGATAATTCTGATGATGATTTTATCACACAAGAGTTATATTTGAATTTTTTAGCAGATGTTGAAAATGTAAACTTAGATAATGTTTTTAAATTAGGAGATAAAATTATAGAAAATAATATTCATCCAATCTCTAAAAATGATGTAATAAAGGATTTTTTCAGAGAATTTATTCATAATTTAAATCCAAGAGCAGAATTTACTGAAGATAAAAAAATAAGTGAAGATGATAATGTTATAACTATTGAATGGAAACCAATACTTTTTATTAGAAAAAAAGATGATGGAAAAATTGAAGCTATCAACAATATAATTAAAGATATAGAAGAGGGTGGAGAAATCCCAGAATATTTAGCAGAATTAGTTGGAATTATTGAAAATGATAAAAAAGAAATAGAGAACATTCCAGATATTCTTTTTACCAAAGAAACTAATAATGAACAAATGGAAATTATTAAAAATATTTACTCACATAAAGCAGTAGTTGTACAAGGACCACCAGGAACTGGGAAGACGCATACCATTGCTAATTTATTAGGACATTTTCTTGCAGAAGGAAAAAATGTTTTAATAACAAGTCAAACTAGAAAAGCATTAGAAGTTTTAAAAGAAAAAATTCCAAATGAAATACAAGATTTATGTATTTCAATGTTAGATGATGATAGTAGTGATTTAGGAAATTCAGTAGAAAGCATTTCAGAAAAAATAGCTTACTTAAATGTAGAAAATCTTAAAAATGAATATGAAGAAATAGAAAGAAATAGGAATGAGCTTAAAGAAGATATAAAAAATACTAAAAGAAAAATATTTAATATAAAATCTCAAGAAAGTAAACCTATTATCTATAATAATGAAAGCATAAGTTTAAAAGAAGCAGGAGAATTTCTAAAGAAAAATGAAAAGGAACTTGATAAAATACCAGGTATAGTAAGTAGTGGAGTTCCTTGCCCTATAAGTAATGAAGAACTTGATTTCCTAAAATCTGGGTATAAAAAAAGTATAAGTAAAGAAGAAGAAAAAGAAATAGAATTAGGTTTAAATAAAATTTCTGATTTTTGGAGCTTAGAAGAATTTAAAGAAATGCTTGAAGCTAAGAGAGAAATTAAGTCTAAAATTGAACTTCTTTTAAAAAATAGAAAATATCATATAAGTGATGAAATATTGCATATAGATGATAAAATAACAATAGATTTAGAAAAATTTAAAAAGTATACTCATATAGGTAATATTATTCCAGATGAATTAAAAATAATTGAAGATTGGAAAAAAGAAGCTTGTATTGCTGGAATAGAAAATTCTGGTGATAGAAAAATATGGTTAAATTTTATTAAAGATATTAGGAGATTGTGTGAACTTACTAACAATACAAAAGATAAATTTTTTAAAAAAGATATAGTCTATAAAGATATGGATGTTAGTACAGCAAAAAAATTAATTATTTCACTAAAAAATGGAATTGAAAGACCAGGATTTTTCTTTAATCATAGATTAAGAAAAGCTAAAAGAGAAATATCTGATAAAATTACCATAAATAAAAGAATTTTAGAAACATTATATGATTGTGATTTAGCTTTGGAATATACTAATTTAATTGAGTTGAAGGAAAATACAAAAAATTCTTGGGACCTTTTAATGGCTGGAAATACTCTAATGGATAAAGCAATTAGTGATAAAAATTCCTTTAAACAACTATATTCCTATACAGATGAAATAGAATACTTATTAAACTGGTATGAGAGAGAAAAAAAATCTTTCTTATACAAATTAGAAAATGCTGGTTTTCAAAGGTTGAATATTAATAGAACAGAGGGGAAACCTGCTTATATAGATGAAATTAACCAAATTTTTGACTTTATTCCTGTACTAAAAGAACTGATAGCCATTGCTAAAGTAGGAATAGAATATCGAAAAATAGATAAAAAGCGTATAGATTATCTAGAGAAGATTGAAAATATAATTAGAAAAAATTCTCCTCTTGGCAATGAAATTAAAATTGCTATTGAAAAAGAAGATATTGAAAAATATTCTGAAACACTAAAAAAATTAGAAGTATTAGCTGGAAAAGAAGAATTATATAAAAAACATAAGGACTTATTGAAAAATATAAAAGCTGTTGCTAATTTATGGGGTAATGAGTTAGAGAAGGGGTTATTTAATGAGAAAATTGAAAATATATATAATGCTTGGAAATATAAACAAATTTCTCAAACATTAAAAGAATTAGTGGAAAAACCCTATGAAAGCTTACAAGAAGATCTTTTAGAAAAGTCAGAAGAATTGAATAAACTAACAGCAGAGTTAGTAACTAAAAAAACTTGGTATAATATTGTAAAATTTATAGAAGAAAAAGATAATCTAGCAGTTAGTCAAGCACTTAGAGGATGGAAACAAACTATTCAAAAAATTGGAAAAGGAACAGGAAAAAATACTGTTTTATATAAAAAACATGCAAAAGAAAAAATGTTACTTTGTCAAAAAGTTGTTCCTGCTTGGATTATGCCTCTAAATAAAGTATTTGATACTTTAAATCCTGTTGAAAATAAATTTGATATAGTTATAGTTGATGAAGCTAGTCAATCAGATATAAGTTCATTAATTTTACTATATATGGCTAAAAAGATTATAGTTGTTGGAGATGATAAACAAGTTAGCCCATCAGATGTAGGAGTTAATATTGATAAAATAAATATGTTCAGAAGAAAATATATCAAAGGTAATGTGGCAAATGATGACTTATATGGGGTAAGAGCCTCACTATATTCTATTGTATCAACTACATTTCAACCTATAAGTTTGAGAGAACATTTTAGATCTGTCCCTGAGATTATTGAATATAGTAATAAAACTTCTTATAACAATCAAATATTACCTTTAAGAGATTCGAGCTCATCTATTTTAAAACCTGCTATTGTTGAATATAAAGTAGATGGAAAAAGAGAAAATAAGGTTAATAAAGTTGAAGCTGAAACTATTGTTAATTTAATTGAAGCATGTTTAAGTATGGAAGAATATAAGAACAGTAGCTTTGGAATTATTTCTTTATTAGGAGATGAACAGGCTGAATTAATTCAAAATTTAATAGTTAAAAGAATTTCAGCAGTTGATATAGAAAATCATAAAATTTTATGTGGAAATCCTGCTAGTTTCCAAGGAGATGAAAGAGATGTAATATTCATTAGTTTGGTAGATAGTAGTGAAGAAAATAAAACTCTTAGATTAGTTGGTGACGGTATAGAGGGAGCAACTAGAAAGAGATATAATGTTGCGGTTAGTCGAGCCAAAGATCAATTATGGATAGTTCATTCAATAGATAAAAATAATTTAAAAGAAGGAGATTTAAGAAAAGAACTATTTGAGTATATAGATTCTGTAAAAGAAAATACTTTTGAAAAAACTATTGATGAACATAGGATTATTTCCGAATTTGAAAATGAAATTATAAAATATTTATTAGAAAAGAATTATACTGTAAAACAACAATTGAGAGTAGGTTCTTATGATATAGATATAGTAGCTATTTATAATAATAAAAAAATTATTATTGAATGCGATGGAAAAAATTCAAATTGTTCACAAGAAGAAATTATTATTAACTTAGCAGAACAAGAAGTTTTAGAACGTTGTGGTTGGGAATTTATAAGAGTAAGAGCAAGTCAATACTTTAGAAATCCTGATAAAGCAATGAAAGAACTTATTCTTCAACTAGAGGATAAAGGGATATACCCTAATAATAAAGAAAATCATTCCAATGAAAATGAATTATTAAATAATATAAAATCTAAAGCATTGGAGCTGATGGAGAAATATGAAGAAAATTAA
- a CDS encoding cation diffusion facilitator family transporter: MKKIKEEKRETVIIKTSIIGIFINLLLVIFKAIIGLISNSIAILLDAVNNLSDALSSIVTIISTKIADLEPDKEHPLGHGRIEYLSAMIVAGIIFYAGITSLIESIKKIFNPVKVEYSNVTFIILIVSIIIKLLLGKYVKNIGEKFNSPSLVASGSDATFDAILSSSVLVSAILYIFTDINIEAYVGVLISIFIIKSGIEIFMEAVNEILGKRVDKETINEIKRTICKIENVYGAYDLMLHNYGPDKYVGSVHIEIPDSMTAEEIDPLERYITNIVLQKHNVYLSGITIYSMNTKNENIAKLRYKIYKIVMSNDGVLEFHGFYLEEKNKSIRFDIIIDYSIKNREEIYDKILNDVKKEYPDYSINIKVDIDI; the protein is encoded by the coding sequence ATGAAGAAAATTAAAGAAGAAAAAAGAGAAACTGTTATTATAAAAACAAGTATTATAGGAATTTTTATAAACTTATTATTAGTTATTTTTAAAGCTATAATTGGTTTGATTTCAAATTCAATTGCTATTTTATTAGATGCAGTAAATAATTTAAGTGATGCACTTTCATCTATTGTTACAATTATTTCAACCAAGATAGCTGATTTAGAACCTGATAAAGAGCATCCTTTGGGGCATGGTAGAATAGAATATTTAAGTGCTATGATAGTTGCAGGGATTATTTTTTATGCTGGTATAACTTCTTTAATAGAATCTATTAAAAAAATTTTTAATCCAGTGAAAGTTGAATATTCAAATGTTACTTTTATTATATTAATAGTTTCAATTATAATAAAACTTTTACTTGGAAAGTATGTAAAAAATATTGGAGAAAAATTTAATTCTCCTTCACTTGTTGCATCTGGTTCAGATGCAACATTTGATGCTATTCTTTCATCTTCTGTTTTAGTATCAGCAATTTTATATATTTTTACAGATATTAATATAGAAGCCTATGTTGGAGTCCTTATTTCAATTTTTATAATTAAATCTGGTATAGAAATATTTATGGAAGCTGTAAATGAAATTTTAGGAAAAAGAGTTGATAAGGAAACTATAAATGAAATTAAGAGAACTATCTGTAAAATTGAAAATGTATATGGAGCTTATGATTTAATGTTACATAACTATGGACCTGATAAATATGTAGGTTCTGTCCATATTGAAATACCTGATTCAATGACAGCTGAGGAAATTGATCCTCTTGAGAGATATATAACTAACATAGTTTTACAAAAGCATAATGTTTATTTATCAGGGATTACAATATATTCAATGAATACAAAAAATGAGAATATAGCAAAACTTCGCTATAAGATTTATAAAATAGTTATGTCAAATGATGGAGTTTTAGAATTTCATGGTTTCTATTTAGAAGAAAAAAATAAATCTATTAGGTTTGATATTATTATTGATTATTCTATAAAAAATAGGGAAGAAATTTATGATAAAATTTTAAATGATGTCAAAAAGGAATATCCAGATTATAGCATTAATATTAAAGTAGATATAGATATATAA
- a CDS encoding DUF4198 domain-containing protein, whose protein sequence is MLSKKLLIGALVATMSVSSFAHFQMIYTADSDISGKSSVPFELIFTHPSDGVKAHSMDIGKDEKGTINPVVEFFSIHNGEKTDLKAGLKASKFGPTSKQVTSYKFNLDKSSGLKGGGDWGLVFVPAPYYEASEEIYIQQIAKVLVNKDNLATDWSKRLANGYPEIIPLSNPITWKGEIFRAQVVDKAGKPVANAEIEIEYLNSNIKNSKFEGELQKEKTATVIYADENGYFSFVPVHKGYWGFAALGAGGEMKHNGKELSQDAVLWIEAK, encoded by the coding sequence ATGTTATCTAAAAAATTATTAATTGGAGCTCTTGTAGCTACTATGTCTGTATCTTCTTTTGCACATTTTCAAATGATTTATACAGCTGATTCTGATATTTCTGGAAAATCTTCTGTACCATTTGAATTAATCTTTACACATCCATCAGATGGAGTAAAAGCTCATAGTATGGACATTGGAAAAGATGAAAAGGGAACTATAAATCCTGTTGTGGAATTTTTCTCTATTCATAATGGAGAAAAAACTGATTTAAAAGCAGGTTTAAAAGCATCAAAATTTGGACCTACTTCAAAACAAGTTACTTCTTATAAATTTAATTTAGATAAAAGTTCTGGATTAAAAGGTGGGGGAGATTGGGGATTAGTTTTTGTTCCTGCTCCATATTATGAAGCATCAGAAGAAATTTATATTCAACAAATTGCTAAGGTATTAGTTAATAAAGATAATCTAGCAACTGATTGGAGTAAAAGATTAGCTAATGGATATCCTGAAATAATTCCTTTATCAAACCCAATTACTTGGAAAGGTGAAATCTTTAGAGCACAAGTTGTTGATAAGGCTGGAAAACCAGTTGCTAATGCTGAAATAGAAATAGAATATTTAAATTCAAATATTAAAAATTCTAAATTTGAAGGAGAATTACAAAAAGAAAAAACTGCTACTGTTATCTATGCAGATGAAAATGGATATTTCTCTTTTGTTCCAGTACATAAAGGATATTGGGGATTTGCAGCACTAGGTGCAGGTGGAGAAATGAAACACAATGGAAAAGAACTTTCACAAGATGCAGTTCTTTGGATAGAAGCTAAATAG
- a CDS encoding SprT family zinc-dependent metalloprotease: MEYTVTKKKIKNFIIRIYPDLRIAVSVPLHASNKDIENFIQSKKEWIETTLKKIKIAKENKNNLKENIIKILGKEREKKIIESDLERIRLTDTSIYIYSKNIDTLEIEKKLFEWEFEELKNILEKNLEKYTKLLNTNINYYQIKKISSAWGIYHKKENYISFNFDLIEKDIECIEYVVLHELCHIFYMNHQKDFWTLLEKYMPDYKIRRKKLKTFI; encoded by the coding sequence GTGGAATATACAGTTACAAAGAAGAAAATAAAAAATTTTATAATTAGAATATATCCTGATTTAAGAATTGCAGTATCTGTTCCTTTACATGCAAGTAATAAAGATATAGAAAACTTTATTCAAAGTAAAAAAGAATGGATAGAAACAACTTTGAAAAAAATAAAGATAGCTAAAGAAAATAAAAATAATTTAAAAGAAAATATTATAAAGATTTTAGGAAAAGAGAGAGAAAAAAAAATTATTGAATCAGATTTAGAAAGAATAAGATTAACTGATACAAGTATTTATATTTATTCAAAAAATATAGATACTTTGGAAATAGAAAAAAAATTATTTGAATGGGAATTTGAAGAGTTAAAAAATATCTTAGAGAAAAATTTAGAAAAATATACAAAATTATTAAATACAAATATTAATTATTATCAAATTAAAAAAATTTCTTCTGCTTGGGGAATATATCATAAAAAAGAAAATTATATTAGTTTTAACTTTGATTTAATTGAAAAAGATATTGAGTGTATTGAATATGTTGTACTACATGAACTATGTCATATATTCTATATGAATCATCAAAAAGATTTTTGGACTTTGCTTGAAAAATATATGCCAGATTATAAAATAAGAAGAAAAAAATTGAAAACTTTCATTTAA